CAAAACGCAGAGGCAAACAACGGAGCGAAAGAGCGGCgatttaaagaggtttggatggTGTTTTCCGGTAAGAAAAGAGAAACAACGGAGGAAGATATGGAGAGATTGAAGCCACTGCACAATTTCGATTCACCCTACTTAAAGTGGGGGAACCAGAAGCTTCTACGCTGCATGAAGGTAGTCGATCGGAGTCATTCCACGGAGAGCGGCGGCGGCGGCTCTATGATCGGAACACGGCCGAGAGATTCGGATTTTGAAAAACGAAAGCGATTCAGATCGAGTGGTGATATTAATAAGGTTTCTTCGTCGTCGGCGAGGATAAACGTCGCCGGAGACGGTGAGATATCGGCGACTAGAGAGAAACTGATGATCGATTTTCATAAACAGGTTGGCGAGATAAAGGACGCTATTCTCCGAGACGGTCTGGTGGATGCAACCGCAACGACTTCGTTCAATTCTCCGGCAGATAGGCCGTGGAATTTGAGGACTAGAAGAGCTCCGACGAACGGCGTTAACGGTAACGGTGAGGTTTTGAAACCTAATTCTTCTCCGGTAACAAACGAATACAAATATCCGTCTAATAACGGTAACGGTGAGAAAAAAGAGAGAGCGAAGTTTTCGGTTTCACTTTCACGGCGTGAATTGGAGGAAGATTTTATGGCAATGGCTGGCCGGAGACTGCCACGTAAGCCGAAGAAACGACCGCGTTTTGTTCAAAAGCAATTGGATGTAAGTAAAATTAATAAGTTGTTTAAATTTGATTTGATTATTTAAAGTAATAAATTGCTAATGTGAGTGTTGTGCTTGTAGACTCTGTTTCCGGGATTGTGGTTATCGGAGATAACCGCTGATCTTTACAAAGTTCCCGATGAGGCCGAAACCGGGAAGGTAGTAATCTGATGATGACTGTTGTTGTTTTGCTGGTTGTTTAATTGATTATAGTTGATTTCAGTTACTGATTATTATATTGTTTTGTGGAATTTTTGCAGAAGTAGTATTAGGGATTTGATGGATAACAACAATGGATAAGTATGATGATTCTTGATTTCTTTGGTGTATGGCTGGAATTGATGCTAATTTTGGGTAGTCAAAACATGTTCATATTTGTAGTTTTTGATTGTGAATGCAATAAATCTTAAGGTTTCTAATCTTTATAACTTTTCTCTTAATTTCCGGTCAGTTATGCATTTGTTGTTGGGGTTGATCTCCTATAAGATTCTGTCAGGACTAAAAACAAAGGCCTAATGATAcctagggatggcaatcaaacccgaacccgctgggtaaacccgaaacccgacacatttgggacgggtttggggtcggttaatcgggtttgggacgggtttgggaatagttttaatttttttcgcgggtttgggatgggtttgggatttagtgatatacctgtttacccgacccaattacccgataaagtgtacctgTTTACCggattgtatacccgatataatttcttttatattattaaatatgtatatatatgatacttccatttttttacacatatag
This genomic stretch from Helianthus annuus cultivar XRQ/B chromosome 8, HanXRQr2.0-SUNRISE, whole genome shotgun sequence harbors:
- the LOC110872061 gene encoding uncharacterized protein LOC110872061 encodes the protein MVFSGKKRETTEEDMERLKPLHNFDSPYLKWGNQKLLRCMKVVDRSHSTESGGGGSMIGTRPRDSDFEKRKRFRSSGDINKVSSSSARINVAGDGEISATREKLMIDFHKQVGEIKDAILRDGLVDATATTSFNSPADRPWNLRTRRAPTNGVNGNGEVLKPNSSPVTNEYKYPSNNGNGEKKERAKFSVSLSRRELEEDFMAMAGRRLPRKPKKRPRFVQKQLDTLFPGLWLSEITADLYKVPDEAETGKK